GGAGAGTATCCCTCCGGGACGGCGAGGATGTTTGAGCCTGAAAGCATTGCCTTTCAGGCGAGTTCCGCAGTCGGCGGAAGACCCCGGTCTTCTTCTTACAAAACCCGGTCCCGGAGCGCGCAGAAAATCCGCCGGCTCCCTATCATTTTAGGCTGCACTAAAACAGAATATTTTGCCGAACGCTCTTTTGTTCCGAGTTTTTTAAGCATCGCGGCGCCGGACAAAGACTTCATTTGAATAATAGCCGTAGCGTTCAACTGCCGCAGCCTTTGGCTTTGCGAAAGCCCCTGCCTGATAAAGACTGAATTAATGCTTTCCAGATTTGAGAGAACTACCAGTTGCTCAATTGTGGCACAGTCGCGGATATTTCCTGTCACACCCGGATGGGCTTCCCGCCATTGCCAGGCAGTTTTTCCAAACAAGGCCATATTAAGAATATCCGCTTCCGTGGCGTATACTTCGTTAATTTGAGATTTTGTAAGCTCCGCCGGAATAAGCGTGTCCCGGATTGCATCTGTATGAATCCTATAATTCACTTTGGCCAGCGCCCGCTGGAAATTCCAGCCCGACTTTACACGTTCCGCCTCATCTTTTTTAAGGCGCTGGAATTCCTTTAGGAGAAAAAGTTTAAATTCAGGGCTGACCCACGCGGCAAATTCAAACGCTATATCGCGATGCGCAAATGTGCCGCCAGTATTGCCGGGCCTGGAAATGATTCCAACAGCACCTGTGGTTTCAATCCACTTTGACGGAGAAAGCACAAATGAATTGGTTCCCGCCTTATACATAAAGGAGTCGAATTCGACCCCTTTGAAAACGGGGTTATGCAGCTTCTCCCACAATCCCAAAAACTCTATTGTGTTTTTAGAGCGCAGCCAGTTTTTAACCAAATCTTTAGGTTCTTCCGGATTCTTGTACCGCGCTATATCTGTAAGGGAGATGTAATCTTCCTCTTCTTTTGAAAAAAACACAATCTCCCGCCCCTGGACTATAACGCTTTTCTTCTTCATAATATCTCCTTGCCGCACAAATAGTATAGCAGGCCAACGCGACAAGGGTTTGTCGCGGTGGGAATGGGCCACCAGGGCGCAAAGCAGGCCGACATCGTTCGAATGCGGGTTTTTTTAACTTCGGATCTTGGCGTTGAAATTTTTGGACAGCTTTTCTAGGATTTCGGTCATGCGGCCGTTTATTTCGGCGTCGGTAAGCGTTTTCTCCATGGAGGAGAAAACAAAGCGGATGGTGACACTGTGCAGATTCTCGCCTATGTTCTTGCCCTTGTAAATGTCGATAAGGTCAACGCGGGCCAGATCCTGTGTTTTTATGACCGCGCGCTCCAGCTCCGCCCACTCGTATTTTTCTTCAAGCACCACCGACAGATCGCGCCAGATGGCCGGGTAGTCCGACACCGGCCGCACCTGAGCCATTCTCTGCCAGAAATCGGTCTTGCGGGACCGGGCAAGCGCGGAAAGCTGTATTTCAAAGTAATAGATCTTTACATCCTTCAGGCCGCTGTTTATGGCGGCCATGGGATTTATCAGGCCAAGAAAGCCCGCCGTTCCCGCGCCAAGCTTCATTTCAAGGACCGCTCCCGGCTGGAAATAGGCCGGCGCGGACTTCGGCTTTTCAAAGCGGAAACCGCTTTTACCCGAAAACGCATGATCCATAACGCCTTTAAGATGGTAGAAATCCGCGGTATCAGCGCCGCCTTTCCAGAACTGTTCCTGCGGAAAAGCGCCGAACATCAGACCAGAACAGCAAATTTCCTCTTTGCCCTGCGCGCCCGACCTTGAATAAACCGTGCCGGTCTCAAAAATGGCGGCGGAATTGCGGCCCCGGTTGATGTTGTAATCAAGAGCTTTTAAAAGCCCCGGTACGAGCGCCGGCCGCAGGAACTGAAAATCGGAAGAAAGCGGATTTTTAAGAGAAACCGCCGCTTCCTCGTTCAACAGGCAGTTGCGCAACTCTTTCAATGAGACAAAATCGTAATTATACACTTCCGAGAACCCAAGCGCGGCGAGTCTCGCGCTCAGTTCCCCCGCCGCTTCAAAGGCGGGCGTCACTGAGGCGCTCATCATTTTCATGCTGGAACGCACGGGTATGACATCATAGCCGCTGTAACGCGCCACCTCCTCGGCCAGGTCCCAGGCGGATTCAATATCGCGCCTGTAGCCCGGAGGATAGAAGGTCCAGGGCTTTTCATCCTTAATGGAGGGCGATATGGCTTTAAGACAGGCGAAAATATCTTTTTCCGGAATTTCCGTGCCAAGAATGGCGTTTATGCGCGCGGGGTCGGCCTCAACCACCGCCGGCACGTATTTTACGGGGTTCACGTCCGAAATCTGCTCAAGCTTCGCTCCGGGCGCTTCGGCAAGTATCAGCTGGGCCAGGCGCAGAGCCGCGTAAAGCTGAAGTTCCGGGTCGATACCGCGTTCAAAGCGATAGGAGGACTCGCTTTTGATGCCGGTTTTTTTTGAAGCGCGCCGCACACACATAGGCGAAAACCAGGCCGACTCTATAAGCACGGAGGTGGTGGTATCTGAAACGGCGCTCTGAAGCCCCCCCATAACGCCCGCAAGCGCCACCGGTTTTTCCCGGTCGGCTATCAGAAGCATTTCGGGATCAAGTTTCAGGGTTTTTCCGTCAAGAGTTTCAAGGGTTTCATCAGCCCGCGCGCGGCGTACTTTTATTTCAGGGCCGGAAAGCTTGTCCATGTCAAAGCAGTGGGTGGGCTGACCAAGCTCGTACATAACATAATTTGAAACGTCTATCAGCAGGTTGCCCTTCGGGTTAGAGCCCATGGCGGCAAGGCGCGCGGCCATCCAGGCCGGAGTTTTTACAGGCGGAAGATTTTTTATCACCACGCCCGCGTAGCGGCCGCACAGCCCGGGTTCTTCTATGGTCACCGGAGCGGGCGCCGCGGCTTTCAATTCGGGAACGGCCGGTTTTTTAAGCGGCAGACCGTAAAAGACGCAAAGCTCGCGCGCCACGGCGTAATGGGAAAGGCAGTAGGCGAGATTAGGCAGCATCTCTATGTCAAGCAGAAGGTCGGATTTTTCAAAAAGAGTTCTGGCATCGGCCCCCACGGTCGAGCTTTCAGGCAGGACCAAGATGCCGGAGCTGTCGCCCGCGAGTCCCAGTTCCGCCGCCGAGCAGATCATGCCTTCCGATTCCACGCCGCGTATTTTCGCCTTTTTAAGTTCCCCCTCCGACAGTTTAGCACCCACTCCGGCAAAAAGTATTTTCTGGCCCTCTGCGATATTTTTAGCGCCGCATACCACGCGCGTCACGCCCGAACCGTAGTCCACGTCGCAAAGCGAAAGTTTGTCGGCATTCGGATGTTTTTCAATTTTTAGGATCCGGCCCACCGTCACGCCTTCAAAAGCGGCGCCGGTTCTAGAGACCGATTCTGTTTTCAGGCCTATGCGGCCGAGTTTTGCCTGCAAGTCTTCAGGCGCCAAAGGCGCTTCGATAAAATCAGAAAGCCAGGAATAAAGGATTTTCATTTCAGTACAGAACCTAGAGCTTAGAACTATTCGCCATTCGCTATTTGCTATTCACTAGATTTGCTTTAAAATCCTCAGATCGTTCTCGTAAAACACGCGCATGTCGCTTATGCCGAAAAGCAGCATGGCGAAGCGCTCTATGCCGGCTCCGAAAGCGAACCCGCCCCATTGGCGCGGCTCGTAGCCGGTGGCGCGCATTACGTTCGGGTGCAGTATGCCCGCGCCCAAAACTTCTATCCAGCCGGAGCCCTTGCACACCGGGCATTTGCCGCTATGCCCCTTGCAGAACACGCAGGACATTTCCACCTCGGCGCCGGGCTCGACGAACGGGAAATAAGAGGGCATGAACCTCACTTCGACCGACGAACCGAAAAGGTCCTTTATAAAGGCGTCAACGGTCCAGCGCAGATCCGCCATGCTGACATTTTTGTCCACATAAAAACCCTCTATCTGGTGGAACGCGAAAGAGTGGCTGGCATCCACGGCTTCGGAGCGGAAAACCCGACCGGGGTGGAAAACGCGCAAGGGCGGCCTGCGGTCTTTCAAAGTGTGTATCTCGACCGTTGAGGTATGCGTGCGCAGCAGCAGATCTTTGCCGGAGCGGTCTTTCAGGTCCAGATAAAAGGTGTCCTGCATTTCACGCGCCGGATGGTCCGGCGGGAAATTAAGGGCTTCAAAATTGTAATAATCCTCCTCCATAAGGGAGGCATCGGCCATGGAAAACCCTAGTTTTATAAAGGCTTCGGTCAGGCGGTTTATGGTGACTGTGAGCGGATGCAGGCTGCCCTTCGGAAAAGGATAACCCGCCATGGTAAGGTCAAAAGCGGAGGTTTTAAGGCTTATTTTTCCGGCGCAGGTCCCGGCTTTTTTTTCGGCGAGTTTAGCGGCCATGGCGCTTTTTATTTCGTTGCCCATGGCGCCGAGGGTTTTGCGTTCTTCAATGGGAAAATCCTTCAGGTCGCGCAGCAGCAGGCTTAAGTCGCCCTTCCTTCCGAAATAAAGCAGTTCAAGCGCTTCCAGGCCTTCCGCCTTGGCTTCGGCCAAAGCAGAAAAAAAGCTGTCCCTTACAAGGGACAGCTTTCCTTTCCACTGCTCGGGGGTCATTACGAACCTTTAAGGGCGGCCTTGGCAAGTTCCGCTATTTGGGTGAAAGAGTGCGGGTCCTTAATGGCTATCTCGGAGAGCATCTTCCTGTTGATGGTAATGTTGGCTTT
This is a stretch of genomic DNA from Elusimicrobiota bacterium. It encodes these proteins:
- a CDS encoding KilA-N domain-containing protein produces the protein MKKKSVIVQGREIVFFSKEEEDYISLTDIARYKNPEEPKDLVKNWLRSKNTIEFLGLWEKLHNPVFKGVEFDSFMYKAGTNSFVLSPSKWIETTGAVGIISRPGNTGGTFAHRDIAFEFAAWVSPEFKLFLLKEFQRLKKDEAERVKSGWNFQRALAKVNYRIHTDAIRDTLIPAELTKSQINEVYATEADILNMALFGKTAWQWREAHPGVTGNIRDCATIEQLVVLSNLESINSVFIRQGLSQSQRLRQLNATAIIQMKSLSGAAMLKKLGTKERSAKYSVLVQPKMIGSRRIFCALRDRVL
- the pheT gene encoding phenylalanine--tRNA ligase subunit beta; the encoded protein is MKILYSWLSDFIEAPLAPEDLQAKLGRIGLKTESVSRTGAAFEGVTVGRILKIEKHPNADKLSLCDVDYGSGVTRVVCGAKNIAEGQKILFAGVGAKLSEGELKKAKIRGVESEGMICSAAELGLAGDSSGILVLPESSTVGADARTLFEKSDLLLDIEMLPNLAYCLSHYAVARELCVFYGLPLKKPAVPELKAAAPAPVTIEEPGLCGRYAGVVIKNLPPVKTPAWMAARLAAMGSNPKGNLLIDVSNYVMYELGQPTHCFDMDKLSGPEIKVRRARADETLETLDGKTLKLDPEMLLIADREKPVALAGVMGGLQSAVSDTTTSVLIESAWFSPMCVRRASKKTGIKSESSYRFERGIDPELQLYAALRLAQLILAEAPGAKLEQISDVNPVKYVPAVVEADPARINAILGTEIPEKDIFACLKAISPSIKDEKPWTFYPPGYRRDIESAWDLAEEVARYSGYDVIPVRSSMKMMSASVTPAFEAAGELSARLAALGFSEVYNYDFVSLKELRNCLLNEEAAVSLKNPLSSDFQFLRPALVPGLLKALDYNINRGRNSAAIFETGTVYSRSGAQGKEEICCSGLMFGAFPQEQFWKGGADTADFYHLKGVMDHAFSGKSGFRFEKPKSAPAYFQPGAVLEMKLGAGTAGFLGLINPMAAINSGLKDVKIYYFEIQLSALARSRKTDFWQRMAQVRPVSDYPAIWRDLSVVLEEKYEWAELERAVIKTQDLARVDLIDIYKGKNIGENLHSVTIRFVFSSMEKTLTDAEINGRMTEILEKLSKNFNAKIRS
- the pheS gene encoding phenylalanine--tRNA ligase subunit alpha, with product MTPEQWKGKLSLVRDSFFSALAEAKAEGLEALELLYFGRKGDLSLLLRDLKDFPIEERKTLGAMGNEIKSAMAAKLAEKKAGTCAGKISLKTSAFDLTMAGYPFPKGSLHPLTVTINRLTEAFIKLGFSMADASLMEEDYYNFEALNFPPDHPAREMQDTFYLDLKDRSGKDLLLRTHTSTVEIHTLKDRRPPLRVFHPGRVFRSEAVDASHSFAFHQIEGFYVDKNVSMADLRWTVDAFIKDLFGSSVEVRFMPSYFPFVEPGAEVEMSCVFCKGHSGKCPVCKGSGWIEVLGAGILHPNVMRATGYEPRQWGGFAFGAGIERFAMLLFGISDMRVFYENDLRILKQI